In Nostoc sp. GT001, a genomic segment contains:
- the aqpZ gene encoding aquaporin Z encodes MSLTKRCLAEFIGTFWLVLGGCGSAVLAAAYTADAAKISENTSFPLGIGLVGVSLAFGLTVLTGAYAFGHISGGHFNPAVSFGLWAGKRFPGSDLLPYIASQVIGAVVGAGIIYLIASGKTGFALSGSNPLATNGYGTHSPGGYTLFACFISEVVMTFMFLLIILGVTDSRAPKGFAPLAIGFGLTLIHLISIPVTNTSVNPARSTGVALFAGVELFSQVWLFWIAPILGAILAGWLYAAVFSESTVDERQNVKELV; translated from the coding sequence ATGTCTCTCACAAAACGTTGCTTGGCAGAATTTATCGGCACATTTTGGCTTGTTTTAGGTGGCTGTGGTAGTGCTGTTCTAGCCGCAGCCTACACAGCAGATGCTGCAAAAATCAGCGAGAATACTTCTTTTCCATTAGGTATTGGATTAGTAGGTGTATCTTTGGCATTCGGGCTTACTGTCCTTACAGGGGCTTATGCTTTTGGTCATATTTCTGGTGGTCATTTCAATCCAGCTGTTTCCTTTGGACTGTGGGCAGGTAAGCGCTTTCCGGGGTCTGACTTACTACCTTATATCGCCTCTCAAGTAATCGGTGCAGTTGTTGGTGCGGGCATTATCTACCTGATTGCTAGCGGCAAAACTGGATTTGCCCTAAGTGGCTCCAACCCACTGGCTACCAACGGTTACGGTACTCATTCTCCAGGTGGTTACACGCTGTTTGCTTGCTTCATTAGTGAAGTTGTGATGACTTTCATGTTTCTGCTGATTATTCTGGGGGTGACTGATAGCCGTGCTCCTAAAGGATTTGCACCACTGGCAATTGGTTTTGGACTCACTTTAATTCACCTGATTAGCATTCCTGTAACCAATACCTCGGTTAATCCTGCCCGTAGTACTGGAGTTGCTCTATTTGCAGGTGTAGAACTCTTTTCACAAGTTTGGCTGTTCTGGATAGCTCCGATCTTGGGAGCTATTTTAGCAGGATGGTTGTACGCAGCCGTCTTTAGTGAATCAACTGTGGATGAACGGCAAAACGTCAAAGAGCTAGTGTAA
- a CDS encoding RuBisCO accumulation factor 1 gives MTDLPPNTQNPEDNANNDVAQELFRKLRQKQGNWVEWGAAIASLLKTGFNPQEIFEATGFEPIQQNQVVVGSQVYNSLEKFGVSAETRSHYTTRGSDVLYELRLLTQEERAAAAELIFVHNVDADEARDIAKALKEFSYYRTLPEGFSAHPGDAVAHQVWKLARQNADLQQRSRLIAKGLRFAHTPGARQKIEQLLTDFTTVPQRPAPILPFYRLEFEEQLPRILPVVGELPLSRQDLQAVPILTEIEPFRLVKFSGEQAWVPLPGWQVLLAAEDPVVILANSDRFPIQTQSQTGPVVVVIDRAQREWDASSYFVVENGGELDFQWFETEPEIPLLGQIIIIVRPKKILDEELTKDSWQIDE, from the coding sequence ATGACTGATTTACCACCCAACACTCAGAATCCCGAAGATAATGCTAACAATGATGTAGCACAAGAGTTATTCCGAAAACTGAGGCAAAAACAAGGCAACTGGGTGGAATGGGGAGCCGCGATCGCCTCGTTGCTAAAAACCGGTTTCAACCCCCAAGAAATTTTTGAGGCGACTGGATTTGAGCCGATTCAACAAAATCAGGTGGTTGTTGGTTCTCAAGTTTACAATTCTTTGGAAAAGTTTGGAGTATCGGCAGAAACGCGATCGCACTATACTACACGTGGCAGCGATGTTTTATACGAGCTACGTTTACTTACTCAAGAAGAACGCGCCGCCGCCGCCGAACTAATCTTCGTCCACAATGTTGATGCTGATGAGGCACGAGATATAGCAAAAGCCCTGAAAGAGTTCTCTTATTACCGCACTTTACCAGAAGGATTTTCTGCCCATCCTGGGGATGCGGTTGCTCACCAAGTTTGGAAACTGGCACGCCAAAATGCAGATTTGCAACAGCGATCGCGCCTAATTGCCAAAGGTTTGCGTTTTGCTCACACGCCAGGTGCAAGGCAAAAAATCGAACAGTTACTAACTGATTTTACTACCGTTCCCCAGCGTCCAGCGCCAATTTTACCGTTTTACCGCCTGGAATTTGAAGAACAGTTACCCCGAATCTTGCCTGTAGTAGGCGAGTTGCCATTATCACGGCAAGACTTGCAAGCTGTGCCCATACTGACAGAAATTGAACCATTTCGCCTGGTTAAGTTTTCTGGAGAGCAAGCTTGGGTTCCCTTACCAGGTTGGCAAGTGCTATTGGCGGCAGAAGATCCAGTAGTGATTTTAGCGAATAGCGATCGCTTCCCCATCCAAACCCAAAGCCAAACAGGGCCAGTCGTAGTTGTGATAGATCGTGCCCAACGAGAATGGGATGCCTCCAGCTATTTTGTCGTTGAAAATGGTGGTGAATTAGATTTTCAATGGTTTGAAACTGAGCCAGAAATTCCTTTATTAGGACAAATTATTATCATCGTGCGTCCTAAGAAAATTCTGGATGAAGAATTAACTAAGGATTCATGGCAGATTGACGAATAA
- the ubiE gene encoding bifunctional demethylmenaquinone methyltransferase/2-methoxy-6-polyprenyl-1,4-benzoquinol methylase UbiE → MTNEIQSIFNRIAPVYDQLNDWLSLGQHRIWKEMAVKWSAAKPGDTALDLCCGSGDLALRLARRIGAIGQVYGVDFSPNLLENARERSQKQYPQPAINWVEADVLNLPFDDNQFDAATMGYGLRNVKDIPRSLQELYRVLKPGAKAAILDFHRPSNPQLRAFQQLYLDSFVVPVASYLGLKEEYAYISPSLDRFPIGKEQIELAHQVGFAVATHYPIANGMMGVLVLSKLGVIS, encoded by the coding sequence ATGACTAACGAAATTCAGTCCATTTTTAACCGTATTGCTCCAGTTTATGACCAATTAAACGATTGGTTGAGTCTGGGACAGCATCGAATCTGGAAAGAAATGGCAGTAAAATGGAGTGCAGCTAAACCAGGAGATACTGCATTAGATTTGTGTTGCGGTAGTGGTGATTTAGCTTTACGTTTGGCACGGCGTATCGGAGCAATAGGACAGGTGTATGGAGTAGATTTTTCCCCAAACCTGCTAGAAAACGCTAGAGAACGCTCCCAAAAGCAGTACCCGCAACCTGCTATCAACTGGGTAGAAGCTGATGTCCTCAATTTACCCTTTGACGACAACCAATTTGATGCCGCAACAATGGGCTATGGTTTAAGAAATGTTAAAGATATTCCCCGCAGTCTCCAAGAGCTATACCGGGTTTTGAAACCGGGAGCTAAAGCCGCAATTTTAGACTTTCATCGACCGAGTAATCCTCAGCTACGCGCTTTTCAGCAGTTGTATCTGGACAGTTTTGTAGTGCCAGTTGCCAGTTATTTAGGCTTAAAAGAAGAATATGCTTACATCAGTCCCAGCTTAGATCGTTTTCCCATCGGTAAAGAGCAAATAGAGTTAGCTCATCAAGTTGGTTTTGCAGTTGCCACACACTACCCCATTGCGAACGGTATGATGGGAGTGCTAGTGCTTAGTAAGTTAGGAGTTATTAGTTAA
- a CDS encoding SCP2 sterol-binding domain-containing protein, which produces MSKFDDHPTVRQYREQSTIDDSTIASPLDADWLRSLCLELGADDVGFVEIDRPEIAAQRQDILVAFPPTKTLVSFVCRMNRENVRSSERSLANVEFHTTGDEVNQIAHEIVATLEQKGIRALNPAMGFPMEMDRFPGKIWVVSHKPVAVAAGLGHMGIHRNVIHPKFGNFILLGTILIEAEVTKYNKPIDYNPCLECKLCVVACPVGAIGGDGHFNFSACYTHNYREFLGGFTDWVEDIAESKSAHDYRQKVNDSESASMWQSLAFKSNYKAAYCVAACPAGEDVIGQFLRNKKGFVKEVVRPLQDKEETIYVVPGSDAQDYVARRFPHKKVKQVSNSLRPNSIQGFLSGLPLVFQRNQSVGLDVIYHFTFTGKEQCQATVIIKDKTIQVENSHIGTANIHISADSHTWLQFLAKEQNIVWALIRRKIRVRGSLRLLQAFGKCFP; this is translated from the coding sequence ATGTCTAAATTTGACGATCATCCAACTGTCAGACAGTATCGCGAGCAAAGCACTATCGATGATTCCACGATCGCTTCTCCTTTAGATGCTGATTGGCTACGTAGTTTGTGCTTGGAGCTAGGAGCGGATGATGTTGGCTTTGTAGAGATTGATCGCCCAGAGATTGCTGCTCAACGCCAGGATATTCTTGTAGCTTTTCCACCGACGAAGACACTAGTTAGTTTCGTGTGTCGCATGAATCGGGAGAATGTTCGTAGTTCAGAGCGATCGCTAGCTAACGTAGAATTTCACACTACAGGCGATGAAGTCAACCAAATTGCTCATGAGATTGTTGCTACCCTTGAACAAAAAGGAATTCGAGCTTTAAATCCAGCAATGGGTTTTCCAATGGAAATGGATCGCTTTCCAGGGAAAATTTGGGTTGTTTCCCACAAACCTGTAGCTGTAGCCGCAGGTTTAGGTCACATGGGGATTCACCGCAACGTTATTCATCCCAAATTTGGCAACTTTATTTTACTTGGGACGATTTTGATCGAAGCTGAAGTAACTAAATATAACAAACCAATTGACTATAACCCCTGCCTGGAGTGCAAATTATGTGTAGTAGCTTGTCCAGTGGGAGCTATTGGTGGTGATGGACATTTCAACTTCTCAGCTTGTTACACTCACAATTATCGAGAGTTTTTGGGAGGATTCACCGATTGGGTAGAAGATATTGCCGAAAGTAAAAGTGCCCATGACTACCGTCAAAAAGTGAATGATTCGGAATCAGCATCAATGTGGCAGAGTCTTGCTTTCAAATCAAACTATAAAGCAGCTTATTGTGTAGCTGCTTGTCCAGCTGGGGAAGATGTAATTGGTCAATTTTTGAGGAATAAGAAAGGCTTTGTTAAAGAAGTAGTCCGACCCTTACAAGATAAAGAAGAAACTATTTATGTTGTTCCAGGTTCCGATGCCCAAGATTACGTAGCGAGAAGATTTCCACACAAAAAAGTAAAGCAAGTTAGCAACAGCCTTCGCCCTAATTCTATTCAAGGATTTCTTTCCGGGTTGCCTCTGGTATTTCAAAGGAATCAATCAGTAGGACTGGATGTTATTTACCATTTCACATTCACTGGGAAGGAACAATGTCAGGCGACAGTCATAATTAAAGATAAGACAATTCAGGTGGAAAATAGTCATATTGGAACAGCCAATATTCACATTTCTGCCGACAGCCACACCTGGCTTCAGTTTCTAGCCAAGGAACAGAATATTGTTTGGGCGCTAATCAGGAGGAAGATCCGCGTTCGAGGATCGTTACGTTTACTTCAGGCTTTTGGAAAATGTTTTCCCTGA
- a CDS encoding response regulator — protein sequence MDKPNLEIDKVQSQVMTLERPKKLKILVVDDEPDNLDLLYRTFRRDFNVLKADSGVNALQVLATEGEVAVIISDQRMPEMKGTEFLSKTVPQFPDTVRIILTGFTDIEDLVEAINAGQVYKYITKPWDPGELKAVVQRAAETYDLLKQRTEELRRAHAQMALLSVLVQVTQAASSLEETLAPIARAVSETFGADGCILQLTDGNTLVATQGTYSDTGTIENWLSQDPLTREAIATGQMQVSLNVLKDTKLVDAIHYQNTGVQAHLVIPISYRNQLLGVLSLQWKQPCTLREDELVLINLSAQLVAIALTSSHSH from the coding sequence ATGGATAAACCCAATCTCGAAATTGATAAAGTCCAATCTCAAGTTATGACTCTCGAACGACCAAAAAAGCTGAAAATACTGGTAGTTGACGATGAGCCAGATAATCTAGATTTACTTTATCGCACATTTCGACGCGACTTTAATGTTCTGAAAGCTGATAGTGGGGTGAACGCTCTACAAGTTTTGGCAACAGAAGGGGAGGTAGCGGTGATTATCTCCGATCAACGGATGCCAGAAATGAAAGGAACTGAATTTCTCAGCAAAACTGTACCTCAGTTTCCCGATACAGTAAGAATAATTCTCACTGGATTTACTGATATAGAAGACTTGGTAGAAGCAATTAATGCTGGGCAAGTCTACAAATATATCACCAAGCCTTGGGACCCAGGGGAACTAAAGGCAGTGGTACAAAGAGCAGCCGAAACCTATGACTTGCTCAAGCAACGTACAGAAGAATTACGCCGTGCTCATGCTCAAATGGCGCTGCTGAGTGTTTTGGTACAGGTAACTCAAGCTGCTTCTAGCTTAGAAGAAACTCTCGCTCCCATTGCTAGAGCTGTGAGTGAAACTTTTGGAGCAGACGGCTGTATTTTACAACTTACAGATGGAAATACTCTGGTTGCAACTCAAGGAACTTACAGCGACACAGGTACAATAGAAAATTGGCTATCTCAAGATCCACTAACCAGGGAAGCGATCGCCACGGGACAAATGCAAGTTTCCTTAAATGTACTTAAAGACACTAAATTAGTTGATGCGATTCACTACCAAAATACGGGTGTGCAAGCACATTTAGTGATCCCAATTAGCTACCGCAATCAACTTTTGGGTGTATTGTCGCTCCAGTGGAAACAACCTTGCACTTTGCGAGAAGATGAATTAGTGCTAATTAATTTATCAGCACAACTGGTGGCGATCGCTCTGACTAGTAGTCACTCTCATTAA
- a CDS encoding Rieske 2Fe-2S domain-containing protein: MEPILPGAPWLIAHKSILGVNKPNKITLNGQDYVIWQNQKGEVFALDNICPHMQAPLSNGWVCQDRDTIACPFHALEFDGQGRLQQGEKKDSQPITKELELIISNDCIWTYGGFEPRLPIPDLHQKIVDEYEFIGVTGVKSIQGEFLTNLMVNYDYNHQNGTHKELFKVTYCNVSSFEEKGYYATVKQELKRANNTLGEIIKNPILGIFPKTLSNTLEYAFPSTTAFFAKTPIGDITQVHILYPETDKITKNFILMYAKVVNPLMKFLFKNSVLQAAATVIEQDTSAVESLYPRQKAKIRLPNEEIMFYAEKLYHNW, encoded by the coding sequence ATGGAACCAATTTTACCTGGTGCGCCTTGGTTAATCGCGCACAAATCTATATTGGGAGTGAATAAACCAAATAAAATCACATTAAATGGACAGGATTATGTTATTTGGCAAAACCAAAAAGGCGAAGTGTTTGCCCTTGATAACATCTGTCCGCATATGCAAGCACCCTTATCAAATGGCTGGGTTTGCCAAGATAGAGATACTATTGCTTGTCCTTTTCATGCACTAGAATTTGATGGGCAAGGTAGGCTACAGCAAGGAGAGAAAAAGGACAGTCAGCCAATTACAAAAGAATTAGAGCTAATTATTAGCAATGATTGCATCTGGACTTATGGTGGATTTGAGCCAAGATTACCTATTCCAGATTTGCATCAAAAAATTGTCGATGAATACGAGTTCATTGGAGTAACTGGGGTTAAAAGTATTCAGGGTGAGTTTTTGACTAACCTGATGGTTAACTATGACTATAATCACCAAAATGGTACTCATAAAGAATTATTTAAAGTTACATATTGTAATGTAAGTTCTTTTGAAGAAAAAGGATACTATGCCACAGTAAAACAAGAACTGAAGAGAGCCAATAACACGCTAGGAGAAATTATCAAAAATCCTATTTTGGGAATCTTTCCTAAAACACTTTCTAACACACTAGAATACGCATTTCCTTCAACTACAGCTTTTTTTGCTAAAACGCCGATTGGTGATATTACTCAAGTTCATATTCTCTACCCAGAAACAGACAAAATCACTAAAAATTTTATTTTGATGTATGCCAAAGTTGTCAATCCTTTGATGAAATTTCTGTTTAAAAACTCAGTTTTACAAGCAGCAGCCACTGTTATTGAGCAAGATACAAGTGCTGTAGAAAGTTTGTATCCTCGACAAAAAGCAAAAATTAGATTGCCAAATGAAGAGATTATGTTCTACGCAGAAAAACTCTACCACAATTGGTAA
- a CDS encoding cytochrome P450 — protein sequence MRQLKSAEEMPGSYGLPILGETLEIFRDLELYLWRRFQQHGSVFKTRVMGYKRAYLIGPDANRLVLVEQAENMSSRIGWYFLESTFGNNILLQDGEEHRLTRRLMYPAFHGKAIATYFDTIQNIVQDFLKDWGERGTISLNSSFRQLTLIVATRLFLGSQNKSEVEQTSQWFTQLIDSSMAILKWNVPFTLYGRGQNARGKLVAFLREVIAQRIEQGNLEESKDVLGLLLAAVDEDGNKLSEAQIINEALLLLFAGHETTASLLTWVIFELGNHPEWRERLRQEQLAVVGNNSLNLSHLKQLPQLTNVLKEVERLYPPVYAYNRGVLKDIEYGGYRIPAGWFVTISPMLTHRLPELYTDPDSFDPDRFAPPREEDKKHPLALMGFGYGSHSCLGMEFAQMEMKIVLSTLLRHYDWTVKPDYSAIAPVRQPSKVKDTLQAYIEPLNSKLNSY from the coding sequence ATGCGGCAGCTAAAATCAGCCGAGGAAATGCCTGGTAGTTATGGCTTGCCCATCTTGGGGGAGACTTTAGAAATATTTCGGGATTTAGAGTTGTATCTATGGCGACGATTCCAGCAGCATGGTTCAGTTTTTAAGACGAGGGTCATGGGATACAAACGTGCTTATTTAATTGGCCCTGATGCTAATCGGCTGGTGCTGGTAGAACAAGCTGAAAATATGTCGTCGCGGATCGGTTGGTATTTCTTAGAATCAACATTTGGCAACAATATTTTATTACAAGATGGGGAAGAACATCGCCTAACTCGTCGCTTGATGTATCCAGCATTTCACGGAAAAGCGATCGCTACATACTTCGACACCATTCAAAATATTGTGCAAGACTTCCTCAAAGATTGGGGAGAGCGAGGAACGATTTCCTTAAATTCTAGTTTCCGCCAGCTTACTCTGATAGTTGCGACTCGCCTGTTTTTGGGAAGTCAGAACAAGAGCGAAGTTGAGCAAACCAGTCAGTGGTTTACACAACTGATAGATAGCAGTATGGCAATATTGAAATGGAATGTCCCTTTTACCTTATATGGTCGCGGTCAAAACGCTAGGGGTAAGTTAGTGGCTTTCTTGCGTGAAGTAATCGCCCAACGTATCGAGCAAGGTAATTTAGAAGAATCAAAAGATGTTTTGGGATTACTGCTAGCCGCTGTTGATGAAGACGGCAATAAATTGAGCGAAGCACAGATAATCAATGAGGCACTATTATTACTATTTGCTGGACACGAGACAACAGCCTCATTGCTGACTTGGGTAATCTTTGAATTAGGTAATCACCCAGAATGGCGAGAACGACTGCGCCAAGAACAATTAGCAGTTGTGGGAAATAATTCCCTTAACCTGTCCCATCTCAAACAACTTCCGCAGTTAACAAATGTCCTAAAAGAAGTTGAACGGCTCTATCCGCCAGTGTATGCCTATAATCGTGGTGTCCTCAAAGATATTGAGTATGGAGGCTATCGCATCCCTGCTGGTTGGTTTGTGACTATCTCACCCATGCTGACTCACCGTTTACCAGAACTGTATACCGATCCCGATAGCTTCGACCCCGATCGCTTTGCACCACCTCGTGAAGAAGATAAGAAACATCCTTTAGCACTAATGGGTTTTGGTTATGGTTCGCATAGTTGTTTAGGCATGGAATTTGCCCAGATGGAAATGAAAATCGTGCTTTCCACACTACTTCGTCATTATGACTGGACAGTAAAACCAGATTATTCTGCGATCGCTCCAGTTCGTCAACCTTCTAAAGTTAAAGATACTCTACAAGCATATATTGAGCCTTTGAATAGCAAGCTAAATTCTTACTAG
- a CDS encoding DUF445 family protein, with amino-acid sequence MDWSHLWLYVSPPVLGGIIGYFTNDIAIKMLFRPYRAIYIAGRRVPFTPGLIPRNQERLALNISNTIMGSLLTPEELQNLARRLLQTERVQSAILWLLQLAIEQIKTDKNEKSAKIVAGILRDLLGESLPRLLKVLARREDFLEAQINQIFDQILLEFQLSEEQATRLADWLLQVVLPPDLLRQTIVDFLTDRTIQIIDEGFREKTSGTYWVVANLFGLRNTLTRLRTFCLDEKEAANSRLQELTQDLQIRDRIRKLLQNLSLQNLPMGTVRQLRKTTRESVRHYLQNSGSDFLQGLTDSVDWENIAVVLLNRVSTSPVVSTSLEVMSQELALILEKYLEKDLEAIVAQAIPILSIDQVIVDRVKSTSPADLEAAIEGIVKNELQAIVTLGGVLGFVIGLLQTVFLVLSQY; translated from the coding sequence TTGGACTGGTCTCATCTTTGGCTTTATGTGTCTCCCCCGGTACTGGGTGGAATTATTGGCTATTTCACAAATGATATAGCCATCAAAATGTTGTTCCGTCCTTACCGAGCAATTTACATTGCTGGACGAAGAGTACCCTTCACCCCTGGATTGATTCCCCGCAACCAGGAACGTTTGGCTTTGAATATTTCTAACACAATCATGGGGTCACTTTTGACACCGGAAGAATTGCAAAATCTGGCGCGGCGTTTGTTGCAAACAGAACGCGTGCAATCAGCAATTCTTTGGTTGTTGCAGTTAGCAATTGAACAAATTAAAACAGATAAAAACGAGAAAAGTGCCAAAATTGTAGCGGGTATTTTGCGGGATTTACTAGGGGAATCTTTGCCACGGTTGCTTAAGGTTTTAGCGCGGCGTGAAGATTTTTTAGAAGCGCAGATAAATCAAATTTTTGACCAGATATTGCTGGAATTTCAACTGAGTGAAGAACAAGCTACAAGGCTTGCTGATTGGTTGTTGCAAGTAGTTTTACCGCCGGATCTTTTACGCCAAACAATAGTTGATTTTTTGACAGACCGCACGATTCAAATTATCGATGAAGGCTTCCGCGAAAAAACCAGCGGGACTTATTGGGTAGTAGCAAATTTGTTTGGCTTACGTAATACTCTTACACGCTTACGGACTTTTTGTTTGGATGAAAAAGAGGCTGCTAATAGTCGCTTGCAGGAATTGACTCAAGATTTGCAGATTCGCGATCGCATTCGGAAATTACTGCAAAATTTATCATTACAAAACTTGCCAATGGGGACGGTTCGCCAACTCCGAAAAACCACCCGTGAAAGTGTCCGTCATTACTTACAAAATAGTGGCAGCGATTTTTTACAAGGATTAACTGATTCTGTTGATTGGGAAAATATTGCTGTAGTACTACTGAATCGTGTTAGTACTTCACCAGTTGTCAGTACTTCTTTAGAAGTCATGAGTCAAGAATTGGCTCTAATTTTAGAGAAGTATTTGGAAAAAGATTTAGAAGCAATTGTTGCGCAAGCAATTCCGATTTTGTCAATAGATCAAGTGATAGTTGACCGGGTGAAATCAACTTCACCTGCTGATTTAGAAGCTGCTATTGAAGGAATTGTGAAAAATGAATTGCAAGCGATTGTGACTTTAGGTGGTGTTTTAGGTTTTGTTATTGGGTTATTGCAAACAGTGTTTTTAGTATTAAGTCAATATTAA
- a CDS encoding Uma2 family endonuclease, whose product MTALILNLSPTIELTDEQFFQLCQNNRDLRLERTAEGELIIMPPTGWESGNRNSRLTQRLGNWADADGTGLAFDSSTGFKLPNGANRSPDASWVSRKRLEALNPDPDKFLPLAPDFAVELRSASDSLKTVQQKMQEYIDNGVRLGWLIDPQNQQVEIYRPGQEVEILRRRSPSETSPTSLSGEDVLPGFVLDLAQILS is encoded by the coding sequence GTGACTGCCCTAATTCTGAACCTCAGCCCCACCATTGAACTAACAGATGAGCAGTTCTTCCAACTGTGTCAGAATAATCGAGATTTGCGACTTGAGCGCACCGCAGAGGGAGAATTAATTATCATGCCACCAACTGGATGGGAAAGCGGAAATCGAAATAGTAGACTTACACAGCGTTTAGGTAATTGGGCTGACGCTGATGGCACAGGTTTGGCTTTTGATTCTTCTACAGGTTTTAAACTCCCCAATGGTGCAAATCGCTCTCCAGATGCATCCTGGGTGAGTCGCAAGCGATTAGAAGCTCTGAATCCAGACCCCGACAAATTCCTACCACTCGCTCCAGATTTTGCGGTAGAATTACGCTCTGCTTCAGACAGCTTAAAGACTGTGCAACAAAAAATGCAGGAGTATATTGACAACGGTGTGCGTTTAGGCTGGCTGATTGACCCCCAGAATCAACAGGTGGAAATTTACCGTCCAGGACAGGAAGTTGAGATTCTGCGTAGGCGTAGCCCGTCGGAGACATCGCCTACTAGCTTATCAGGAGAGGATGTATTACCAGGGTTTGTCTTGGATTTAGCACAGATTTTGAGTTAA
- a CDS encoding MarR family transcriptional regulator has product MQDQTTQLALLKKVAATCTCFNLRKASRTVTQLFDEILQPSGVLANQFTLLTAINLAGSVTITRLAQELVMDRTTLTRNLKPLEKQGLLQIQPGQDQRMRVISLTDKGQAALSEALPLWEVAQTRVLEQLGQERWSTLLSGLSDTVSLLHKG; this is encoded by the coding sequence ATGCAAGACCAAACTACTCAATTAGCTCTACTTAAAAAAGTTGCAGCTACCTGTACCTGTTTTAATCTCCGCAAAGCATCTCGCACAGTTACACAACTTTTTGATGAGATTTTGCAACCAAGTGGGGTTTTGGCTAACCAGTTTACCTTGCTGACTGCAATCAACTTAGCTGGCTCAGTAACAATCACGCGCCTAGCTCAAGAATTAGTTATGGATCGAACCACGCTGACACGTAACCTCAAACCACTAGAAAAGCAGGGATTGCTCCAGATTCAGCCAGGACAGGATCAACGGATGCGGGTGATCAGTTTAACAGATAAAGGACAAGCCGCTTTGTCCGAGGCTTTACCTCTATGGGAGGTAGCCCAAACTCGTGTATTAGAACAATTAGGGCAAGAACGATGGAGTACTTTGTTATCAGGTTTGTCCGATACTGTATCCTTGCTGCATAAAGGCTAA
- a CDS encoding TetR/AcrR family transcriptional regulator: MSRSTQSKFSSKKPRQVRDAEATKKQILDAAEAEFARNGLQGARTGAIARGAGVTTAMIYYYFQSKEGLYKAVLQRPAVEMHEGFEQLNLDQLPPEEALKLLVKEAIAYEAAHPHRGMLWFQEANQNQGKYFKEGNWQENFSYLIKILERGMAEGCFRQLDPFFTTLHIIGVCNMYFNAYENIKHTRPDLQLLSPEMIEQHTQAAVNFILAGVRRSED; the protein is encoded by the coding sequence GTGAGTCGTTCAACGCAGTCAAAATTCTCATCTAAAAAGCCGCGTCAGGTGCGCGATGCAGAAGCGACGAAAAAGCAGATTCTCGATGCGGCGGAAGCGGAGTTTGCCAGAAATGGACTTCAAGGAGCGCGGACAGGGGCGATCGCTAGAGGTGCAGGTGTCACCACAGCGATGATTTACTACTACTTCCAGAGCAAGGAAGGGCTATATAAAGCAGTTCTGCAACGTCCGGCGGTAGAAATGCACGAAGGGTTTGAGCAGCTAAATTTGGATCAGTTACCACCAGAGGAAGCCTTGAAACTGCTTGTCAAAGAAGCGATCGCTTATGAAGCTGCTCACCCGCATAGAGGAATGCTTTGGTTCCAAGAAGCAAACCAAAATCAGGGGAAGTATTTTAAAGAGGGGAATTGGCAAGAAAATTTTAGCTATCTCATCAAGATTTTAGAGCGGGGGATGGCGGAAGGTTGTTTCCGTCAACTCGATCCATTTTTCACCACCCTGCATATTATTGGGGTTTGTAATATGTACTTCAACGCTTACGAAAATATTAAGCATACTAGACCCGATTTGCAACTGCTAAGTCCAGAAATGATTGAGCAGCATACTCAAGCAGCAGTTAATTTTATCTTGGCTGGTGTGCGACGTAGTGAGGATTAG
- a CDS encoding DUF4160 domain-containing protein, translating to MPTILRKGGFEVRIYLNDHIPAHVHVLKGGGEAKXQGDENLAPEWAWVSPGMSDKDAVKALQLVADHQLELLKKWREYHG from the coding sequence ATGCCAACAATCTTAAGAAAAGGCGGTTTTGAGGTTCGTATCTACCTTAACGATCATATTCCTGCTCATGTCCATGTTTTAAAAGGGGGCGGAGAGGCAAAAATNCAAGGAGATGAAAACCTAGCTCCAGAGTGGGCTTGGGTATCCCCAGGAATGAGTGATAAAGATGCGGTGAAAGCTTTACAGTTAGTTGCTGATCACCAATTGGAACTACTAAAAAAGTGGCGAGAATATCATGGTTAA